The proteins below come from a single Effusibacillus pohliae DSM 22757 genomic window:
- a CDS encoding (Fe-S)-binding protein, with protein sequence MSAQQTKLPYDETFQCVQCGYCLPACPTYQVLEKESASPRGRIALVKAAAEGKIDLLQHLAGPIDQCLGCRACEVACPSGVRYGMIFEGAKQTIQTAKRSRGRETPLVKALRRLVFEGLFPYPGRLKALGGLIWLYQKSGLRKVAHAIGITKKLPFHMGEFEAALPDVPSPFAYLARQRLVKAKGAGVTSGLSDETAKAKVAFFAGCVMDSVFYETNRKSIELLAAAGCDVVVPQTQTCCGALHAHAGELEQAKELAKRNIEAFEATGADWYVNNAGGCGAMLIEYDHLLADEPEWAERATQFVQKSRDINVILAQLGPLPFRKELPYRITYQDSCHLRNVQKVESEPRELLRSIPGTEYVELPGADGCCGSAGIYSLVQYETSMKVLDEKMKSVEATQATLVVTSNPGCLLQMRMGIQRANLQDWMQAVHIVDLLHEACGLG encoded by the coding sequence ATGAGCGCCCAACAGACGAAACTTCCTTACGATGAGACGTTTCAGTGCGTGCAGTGCGGTTACTGTTTGCCCGCCTGCCCGACCTATCAGGTGCTGGAAAAAGAATCCGCCTCGCCGCGCGGCCGAATCGCCCTTGTCAAGGCGGCCGCTGAAGGGAAGATCGACCTGCTCCAACATCTGGCAGGCCCGATCGACCAGTGTCTCGGGTGCCGCGCCTGTGAGGTGGCCTGTCCGTCTGGTGTCCGGTACGGGATGATTTTCGAGGGCGCAAAACAGACGATTCAAACCGCGAAGCGGAGCAGAGGCAGGGAAACACCGCTTGTCAAAGCGCTGCGGCGATTAGTGTTCGAAGGACTGTTTCCCTATCCCGGCCGTCTGAAAGCGCTCGGCGGGCTGATCTGGCTATATCAAAAATCGGGTCTGCGAAAGGTGGCGCACGCTATCGGAATCACAAAAAAACTGCCGTTTCACATGGGGGAATTTGAGGCGGCGCTGCCGGATGTTCCGTCTCCCTTTGCTTACCTGGCTCGGCAGCGGCTGGTGAAAGCGAAAGGAGCCGGCGTCACCAGCGGTTTATCAGACGAGACCGCGAAGGCGAAGGTGGCTTTTTTTGCCGGTTGCGTAATGGATTCTGTTTTCTACGAGACCAACCGAAAGAGTATTGAGCTGCTGGCCGCAGCCGGGTGTGATGTGGTTGTGCCGCAAACCCAGACATGCTGCGGTGCGTTGCATGCGCATGCGGGAGAACTGGAACAGGCGAAAGAACTGGCAAAACGAAATATCGAGGCGTTTGAAGCGACGGGTGCCGACTGGTACGTCAACAATGCAGGCGGATGTGGGGCCATGCTGATCGAATATGATCATCTGTTGGCCGATGAACCGGAGTGGGCGGAACGGGCCACACAATTCGTGCAAAAAAGCCGCGATATCAACGTGATCCTGGCACAGTTGGGTCCCTTGCCGTTTCGGAAAGAGCTTCCGTACCGCATCACTTACCAGGACTCCTGCCACCTGCGAAATGTGCAAAAAGTGGAGTCAGAGCCACGCGAGCTACTGCGATCGATCCCGGGAACGGAATATGTGGAACTGCCGGGGGCGGACGGATGCTGCGGATCAGCCGGCATTTACAGCCTGGTGCAGTATGAGACATCGATGAAAGTACTGGATGAGAAGATGAAATCGGTGGAGGCAACGCAAGCGACACTCGTTGTCACATCCAACCCCGGATGTTTGCTGCAGATGCGGATGGGTATTCAGCGGGCGAATTTGCAAGACTGGATGCAGGCGGTGCATATCGTCGACCTGCTGCACGAAGCGTGCGGCTTGGGGTAA
- a CDS encoding nickel pincer cofactor-dependent isomerase, group 22: MELPLMYPVRQKFDGQAIADVAAKVRQELEKAVFLTSVRPGATIAVTAGSRGIANIVEILRAVCQVLREREAVPFLVPSMGSHGGGTPAGQIEALQALGITEAAVGAPIRATTEVVELGQLPDGTPVFQNRLAYESDGIVVINRIKPHTSFKGCVESGLCKMLVVGLGNPAGAANLHRFGVRGLRELIVPMARIVLEKSPVLYGLGILENAFDQTAVIAGIEPADIPDREAELLKQAKTMMPRLPFDHLDVLIVDEMGKCYSGTGMDTNVIGRLRIHGEPEPESPRIERIVVLDLADASHGNANGIGLADFTTRKLVDKIDWKATYLNNLSSTFVQRAMIPIIAESDGEAVRLAIQSLGQRELQNLRIVRIPNTLQLERIWVSEALLKEVHADEKLELAGKGVPLGF; encoded by the coding sequence ATGGAACTCCCTTTGATGTATCCGGTCCGGCAAAAGTTTGACGGGCAAGCGATTGCGGACGTCGCAGCAAAAGTGCGTCAGGAATTGGAAAAAGCCGTCTTTCTGACCTCCGTCCGACCCGGCGCCACAATCGCCGTGACGGCGGGCAGCCGGGGGATCGCCAACATCGTCGAGATTCTGCGGGCTGTCTGTCAGGTGTTGCGTGAACGGGAGGCAGTCCCGTTTCTCGTTCCGAGCATGGGAAGTCACGGGGGAGGCACACCTGCCGGACAGATCGAGGCGTTGCAAGCGCTCGGCATCACGGAAGCAGCGGTGGGGGCCCCAATCCGGGCTACGACGGAGGTGGTGGAACTGGGGCAGCTGCCGGACGGAACGCCGGTGTTTCAGAACCGGTTGGCGTATGAAAGCGACGGCATCGTGGTCATCAACCGGATCAAACCCCATACGTCGTTCAAGGGCTGCGTGGAAAGCGGGTTGTGCAAAATGCTGGTGGTGGGGCTTGGCAACCCAGCCGGGGCTGCCAATCTCCACCGTTTTGGCGTGCGGGGGCTGCGCGAACTGATTGTGCCGATGGCCCGGATCGTGCTGGAAAAAAGCCCGGTGCTGTACGGGCTTGGCATACTGGAAAATGCGTTTGACCAAACGGCGGTGATCGCAGGGATTGAACCGGCCGATATCCCGGACAGGGAGGCGGAACTGTTGAAGCAGGCGAAAACGATGATGCCGCGACTGCCGTTCGATCATCTGGATGTGCTGATTGTGGATGAGATGGGCAAGTGCTACAGCGGCACGGGCATGGATACGAATGTGATCGGGCGGCTGCGGATTCACGGGGAGCCGGAACCGGAGTCCCCCCGGATCGAACGGATTGTGGTGCTGGATCTGGCGGACGCCTCGCACGGCAATGCCAACGGGATCGGATTGGCCGATTTTACAACCCGCAAGCTGGTGGACAAGATTGATTGGAAAGCCACCTATTTGAACAATTTGTCATCCACGTTTGTGCAGCGCGCGATGATTCCGATCATTGCGGAGTCGGATGGGGAAGCGGTGCGGCTGGCCATTCAGTCGCTCGGCCAAAGGGAGTTGCAGAATTTGCGAATCGTCCGGATTCCCAATACCCTGCAGCTTGAACGGATATGGGTTTCCGAGGCACTGTTAAAAGAAGTTCACGCTGATGAAAAACTGGAGCTGGCGGGTAAGGGCGTTCCTTTAGGGTTCTAA
- a CDS encoding FAD-binding oxidoreductase translates to MKPEIIQELIAITDRDRVLDTLDERCTYAYDASFGTYLPDVVVFPKTAQEVAAILKLANREKIPVTPRGGGTSLSGGPLPVAGGIALVMTRMNRLLEIDRDNLIAIVEPGVITADLHKRVEEIGLFYPPDPSSSNVSTIGGNLAENAGGPHGLKYGVTKHYVIGLEVVTPQGDIIRTGGMTVKNVTGYDLTPLIIGSEGTLGVITKAILRLIPKPPARKALLAVFDDLIDSGRAISGVLTNGILPAKMEMMDNASIRAVENYKPCGMPIDADAIILLEVDGHPAAVEAEIEQAARICRMYRAREVRVAKDETEREQLWLARKLVSPAITRVKPTKISEDATVPRSKIPEMFQRLREIREKYKIHLVVFGHAGDGNLHPNIIADARDKEEMRRVEEAVGEIFRAAVELGGTLSGEHGIGTMKAPYMEMELGPVCLDLMRRIKQAWDPNNILNPYKIFPQPGQTRVVLTE, encoded by the coding sequence ATGAAGCCGGAAATCATCCAGGAACTGATTGCGATTACCGACCGTGACCGGGTGCTCGACACGTTGGACGAACGATGCACCTACGCGTATGACGCTTCCTTCGGCACCTATCTGCCCGATGTCGTGGTGTTCCCCAAGACGGCGCAAGAAGTGGCGGCCATCCTGAAGCTGGCCAACCGCGAAAAGATCCCCGTGACACCAAGAGGCGGCGGCACCTCGCTGAGCGGCGGCCCGCTGCCGGTGGCTGGCGGCATCGCGCTGGTCATGACCCGGATGAATCGGCTGCTCGAGATCGACCGGGACAATCTGATTGCGATCGTCGAACCGGGCGTGATCACGGCCGATCTGCACAAGCGCGTGGAGGAGATCGGCCTTTTTTATCCGCCTGATCCGAGCAGTTCGAACGTGTCGACGATCGGCGGCAACCTCGCCGAAAACGCCGGCGGCCCGCACGGGCTGAAATACGGCGTGACCAAGCATTACGTGATCGGATTGGAGGTGGTGACGCCGCAGGGAGACATCATTCGCACGGGCGGCATGACCGTCAAAAATGTGACGGGCTATGACCTGACCCCGCTGATTATCGGGTCGGAAGGGACGCTTGGCGTGATTACGAAGGCGATTTTGCGGCTGATTCCGAAACCGCCCGCGAGAAAAGCGTTGCTGGCGGTGTTTGACGACCTGATCGACTCGGGGCGGGCGATCAGCGGCGTGTTGACGAACGGAATTTTACCAGCCAAGATGGAGATGATGGACAACGCGTCGATTCGGGCTGTGGAGAATTACAAGCCGTGCGGCATGCCGATCGATGCGGATGCGATTATCCTGCTCGAAGTGGACGGACATCCGGCGGCGGTGGAGGCGGAGATCGAGCAGGCTGCCCGTATCTGCCGGATGTATCGGGCGCGGGAGGTGCGGGTGGCGAAGGACGAGACGGAGCGGGAGCAATTGTGGCTGGCTCGCAAACTGGTCTCGCCGGCGATCACCCGGGTGAAGCCGACGAAAATCTCGGAAGACGCTACCGTCCCCCGCAGCAAAATCCCCGAAATGTTCCAGCGCCTGCGCGAGATCCGGGAGAAATACAAGATCCATCTGGTGGTGTTCGGACATGCGGGAGACGGGAACCTGCATCCGAATATTATCGCCGATGCACGGGACAAGGAAGAGATGCGGCGGGTGGAGGAGGCGGTCGGCGAGATTTTCCGGGCGGCTGTGGAACTGGGGGGCACATTGTCGGGTGAGCATGGCATCGGGACGATGAAAGCGCCTTACATGGAGATGGAGTTGGGGCCGGTCTGCCTCGATCTGATGCGGCGGATCAAGCAGGCGTGGGACCCGAACAACATCCTCAACCCGTACAAAATTTTCCCGCAGCCAGGCCAGACACGGGTGGTGTTGACCGAATGA